The following coding sequences lie in one Treponema socranskii subsp. buccale genomic window:
- a CDS encoding TdeIII family type II restriction endonuclease, producing the protein MTVDNERAIRAIVKSHVESYASGFSDRHISEYKDDEGTINMKIHNVFIAILGADIQYYSALSRSLDSSLGNMLEKMAINIATLHYRVSQHVEGNIYKEQTEYIADILEEYKRHAKKPLLSDYSGITKKTTNDIINKRHESDYYLIDEETGMHYLIELKIGGDLDNKKARSEKEALLEQYCILANSLGSEEKVKIYFATAYNRYGEDKPWKQSRVLQFFSEEELKIGCDFWNMVCKTDKGYEIILDEYKKNAHFIIDALNKIKKVYLPNA; encoded by the coding sequence ATGACAGTCGATAATGAGAGAGCCATTAGGGCAATTGTAAAAAGCCATGTTGAAAGTTATGCATCAGGCTTTTCAGATAGACATATATCTGAATACAAAGATGATGAAGGTACAATAAACATGAAAATACACAACGTGTTTATTGCCATATTAGGTGCAGATATTCAATATTATTCAGCTTTGTCACGTTCATTAGATTCTTCTCTTGGAAATATGCTTGAAAAGATGGCAATAAACATTGCTACATTACATTATAGAGTTTCACAGCATGTAGAGGGCAATATTTACAAAGAGCAAACTGAATATATTGCAGATATCCTAGAAGAATACAAGAGACATGCAAAAAAACCTTTGCTTTCAGATTACAGCGGTATAACCAAGAAAACTACTAACGACATCATAAATAAAAGACATGAAAGCGATTATTACTTAATAGACGAAGAAACAGGCATGCATTATCTCATCGAATTAAAAATCGGGGGAGATTTAGATAACAAAAAGGCTCGTTCCGAAAAAGAGGCATTGCTTGAACAGTATTGTATTCTTGCAAATAGTTTAGGTAGTGAAGAAAAAGTAAAAATTTATTTTGCAACCGCTTATAATCGCTATGGCGAAGATAAACCTTGGAAACAGAGTCGTGTTTTACAATTTTTTAGTGAAGAAGAATTAAAAATTGGTTGCGACTTTTGGAATATGGTTTGCAAAACCGATAAAGGTTATGAAATTATTTTAGATGAGTACAAGAAAAATGCTCATTTCATAATTGATGCATTAAACAAAATTAAAAAGGTCTATCTGCCAAATGCTTAA